From a single Nicotiana tomentosiformis chromosome 2, ASM39032v3, whole genome shotgun sequence genomic region:
- the LOC138904472 gene encoding uncharacterized mitochondrial protein AtMg00810-like, which translates to MTQPTGFVDPKFPRHVCRLHKALYGLKQAPRAWFERLSSSLFELGFTTSKSDSSLFIHIHGSNLTILLVYINDLILTGSSKSFIANLILKLSSTFALKNLGPLHYFLGIKVSRVSTNLVLSQTKYIRNLLTRANMDGAKPFSTRMVAGLQLSQNGSPSFSDISKYRSLTGALQYITITRPDVSYAVNKLCQFMHDPRESHFLALKRLLRYLKGIMELGLHIQPSSSLAITGFSDADWAGCPDDRRSTHDYCIFLGHNSVSWYSKKQNAVARSSTEFEYRSLAAVTTEITWIQHLLRELTITIPAAPKFWCANLSATYLTANPIFHARTKAYRA; encoded by the coding sequence ATGACCCAACCTACTGGTTTTGTGGATCCTAAATTCCCTCGTCATGTTTGCAGGCTTCACAAGGCGTTATATGGCCTTAAGCAAGCTCCGCGAGCTTGGTTCGAGAGACTTAGTTCCAGCTTGTTTGAACTTGGATTTACAACTTCTAAATCTGACTCTTCTCTTTTTATTCATATACATGGTAGTAATCTCACTATTCTTTTAGTGTATATTAATGATCTTATACTAACAGGCAGCTCTAAGAGCTTTATTGCTAATCTTATCTTGAAGTTGTCCTCTACATTTGCACTAAAAAATTTGGGGCCTCTTCATTACTTTCTGGGTATAAAAGTCTCACGGGTGTCTACAAACTTGGTTTTATCTCAAACCAAGTATATTCGTAACTTGCTCACTCGTGCAAATATGGATGGTGCTAAGCCATTTTCTACTCGTATGGTGGCTGGTCTTCAATTGTCTCAAAACGGTAGTCCCTCATTCTCTGATATTTCTAAGTATAGAAGCCTCACTGGTGCTCTTCAATATATAACTATTACAAGGCCTGATGTTTCTTATGCTGTGAACAAACTATGTCAATTTATGCATGATCCTAGAGAATCTCATTTTCTAGCCTTGAAAAGATTACTAAGGTACCTTAAAGGTATAATGGAGCTTGGGTTACACATTCAGCCTTCCTCTTCTTTGGCTATCACAGGGTTCTCGGATGCAGATTGGGCAGGTTGTCCAGATGATAGGAGGTCTACTCATGACTATTGCATTTTTCTTGGTCATAATTCGGTGTCCTGGTACTCTAAGAAGCAAAATGCTGTAGCTAGATCAAGCACTGAATTTGAATATCGAAGTCTAGCTGCTGTAACTACTGAAATCACTTGGATTCAACATCTTCTTAGAGAATTAACTATTACTATTCCTGCTGCTCCAAAATTTTGGTGTGCCAATTTATCTGCAACTTATCTCACTGCTAATCCTATTTTTCATGCTCGCACTAAAGCATATCGAGCTTGA